The following nucleotide sequence is from Cytobacillus luteolus.
ACCATGAAGATAGAAAAACCTTTATATTTCATTAAGCAAGTTTCTGAAATAACAGGTTTGTCCAAGCTCGTCATTCGAAAATGGGAGGAACGGTATCAAATTGTCATTCCAAAAAGACTTGACAATGGATACAGAGTCTATACAGAAGCTGATGTAACCAAAATTCTTTCAGTAAAAGATTTAACCGACCAAGGTTACTCGGTGAAGCAGGCTGCCTTTTTCATTGACAAGATTGAAACAAAACCAGAACCAACACCGGTAATTCCTGATTGACAAACGAAGTCTCAATTGGAGGAGAATCAGGAAGATACGCGAGTATGGCGCCTATTCATATGTTAGAAATAAAATGATTTTTTGGTCGGGCAGATCATATAATCTATCAAAAAACAATGGAGAGAGTGCCATCATTACCATTTTTGCTTCCTGGAAAATAGT
It contains:
- a CDS encoding MerR family transcriptional regulator, encoding MKIEKPLYFIKQVSEITGLSKLVIRKWEERYQIVIPKRLDNGYRVYTEADVTKILSVKDLTDQGYSVKQAAFFIDKIETKPEPTPVIPD